The following are encoded together in the Pedobacter sp. D749 genome:
- a CDS encoding gliding motility protein, protein MKNYASKNLNPFFIFFSVLLIYGCVANKDTAVDRRFQNLTARYNYIYNANVLLSEYNEGMLQSYADNYEKTLSVYLDPEPQINLVLTPGVANKQLDDVITKGQTIINDKSFSNYIDDAYMLLGKANYLKGNYFIASEYFDYTAKTYNNDLKTFIMAMNWKARSQMQLNNMVLADKIIDTMLRASDELKKDLAEPLATAAQMRIYKKRNKEAILFLESAIALPAEQQLRIRWRFILAQLQEKEKNLQDAYANFTKVEKSNAPFEMYFHANLNRIKLKALLSGVKLNKEEQLLALLKDDKNSDYTDQIYYQVGELFSAEGNFVKAEENYHKSVLKSTRNQTQKALSYLRIADLNFKEFNNYIKAKLYYDSTVMILPKNFPDYDNIVKKADNLQYLTDRYTIITKEDTAQAIAKLPADQREAKVKAYLTPKVEVVNTGAVINNQFLNDPDFPNQSLNASNNVAGNTFYFNNNAAISNGFGDFKKRWGNRQLEDNWRQSVRSSAQETNQVLAGGKVATEIIPANGQTNAAATDQTSLEKQFLDALPTTQPLLAISNQKIIDAYFEIASFYQQELNDKPEANKIYLELIKRYPENNHLVAIYYSLYLNYKGLDEAKSDQYKQLVLTKFPESNFAKNILDPTYSAKQTQMENIAINNYNAAFDAYARKDYANVVKQADDNISAFPNNDLAPQYAYLKAIAVGRTAKVDALLTEFNLITTNYPNDKIITPLVRDHLKYIEANLDEFKQRPVALIDFDANEPRFVSQAAPVAVPTKPLVVENSVAKKAEPTTVAKPVEVKPVDTTKPVSIFSAAKSEEYYYVIDVADATLTLSSSRFGIGQFNRGNYPDNDLEHKLVELDNDQLIYITSFIDLEDAKLYESSITGQLKNIMKVPANLYKAFIISKENFSKLTDRQRINEYLEFLKDNY, encoded by the coding sequence TTGAAAAATTACGCTAGCAAAAACCTAAATCCCTTTTTCATCTTTTTTAGTGTCCTCCTTATTTATGGCTGTGTCGCAAATAAAGATACAGCGGTAGATCGCAGGTTTCAGAACTTAACTGCAAGGTATAACTATATCTACAATGCTAATGTTTTACTAAGCGAGTATAATGAGGGTATGTTACAAAGTTATGCCGATAATTACGAAAAAACCCTATCCGTCTACCTCGATCCTGAGCCACAAATAAATTTGGTTTTAACACCTGGCGTTGCCAATAAACAATTGGACGATGTGATCACAAAAGGACAAACCATCATAAACGATAAAAGTTTTAGCAACTATATTGACGATGCCTATATGCTTTTAGGTAAGGCAAATTACCTGAAAGGCAATTATTTTATCGCTTCTGAATATTTCGATTATACGGCAAAAACCTATAATAATGATTTAAAAACATTCATTATGGCGATGAACTGGAAAGCGCGTAGCCAAATGCAATTGAACAATATGGTGCTGGCCGATAAAATTATCGACACCATGTTGCGTGCTTCTGATGAATTAAAAAAAGATCTGGCAGAACCTTTAGCTACTGCCGCTCAAATGCGTATTTATAAGAAACGCAATAAAGAAGCCATCTTATTTTTAGAATCGGCAATTGCGCTACCGGCCGAACAACAGCTTCGTATCCGCTGGCGTTTTATATTGGCGCAATTGCAGGAAAAAGAAAAAAATCTTCAGGATGCCTACGCTAACTTCACCAAGGTAGAGAAAAGCAATGCCCCTTTTGAAATGTATTTTCATGCCAATTTAAACCGCATTAAGCTGAAAGCATTATTAAGTGGCGTTAAGCTAAATAAAGAGGAACAGCTTTTAGCATTACTTAAAGACGATAAAAATTCTGACTATACCGATCAGATCTATTATCAGGTTGGAGAGCTTTTTTCTGCTGAAGGAAACTTTGTAAAGGCTGAAGAGAATTACCATAAGTCAGTTTTAAAAAGCACAAGAAACCAAACTCAGAAGGCCTTATCTTACTTAAGAATTGCAGATTTAAACTTTAAAGAGTTCAATAACTACATTAAAGCAAAACTGTATTACGACAGTACGGTAATGATTTTACCTAAAAACTTTCCTGATTACGATAATATTGTTAAAAAGGCCGATAATCTTCAATATTTAACAGATAGGTACACAATTATTACTAAAGAAGATACCGCTCAGGCCATTGCCAAACTTCCTGCCGACCAACGCGAGGCAAAGGTAAAGGCTTACTTAACACCAAAAGTAGAGGTGGTAAATACCGGGGCTGTAATTAACAACCAGTTTTTAAACGACCCAGATTTTCCTAATCAATCGCTAAATGCTTCGAATAATGTTGCTGGAAATACCTTTTATTTCAATAATAATGCAGCAATAAGCAATGGCTTTGGTGACTTCAAAAAACGTTGGGGTAACAGGCAACTGGAAGACAACTGGCGCCAGAGTGTACGTTCATCTGCACAGGAAACCAACCAGGTTTTAGCTGGCGGAAAGGTAGCTACAGAAATTATACCTGCAAATGGGCAAACGAATGCGGCTGCCACCGACCAAACTTCATTAGAAAAGCAGTTTTTGGATGCTTTACCTACTACACAGCCGCTATTGGCAATATCCAATCAAAAAATTATTGATGCCTATTTCGAAATTGCCAGTTTTTACCAACAGGAACTGAACGATAAACCAGAGGCCAATAAAATATACCTGGAACTAATTAAAAGATATCCTGAAAACAATCACCTCGTAGCTATTTATTACAGTCTTTACCTCAATTATAAAGGTTTAGATGAAGCAAAATCTGATCAGTACAAACAATTGGTGCTTACAAAATTCCCTGAATCTAATTTTGCGAAAAATATTTTAGACCCAACCTATTCTGCAAAGCAAACACAGATGGAAAACATTGCCATCAACAATTACAATGCAGCTTTTGATGCTTATGCAAGAAAAGATTATGCCAATGTAGTAAAGCAGGCTGATGATAATATTTCAGCTTTCCCAAATAACGATCTGGCACCGCAGTATGCTTATTTAAAGGCAATAGCAGTTGGCCGTACCGCAAAAGTTGATGCCTTATTGACTGAATTTAACCTGATCACCACCAATTATCCAAATGATAAAATTATTACGCCATTGGTTCGTGATCATTTAAAATACATCGAGGCCAATCTGGATGAATTTAAACAAAGGCCGGTTGCCCTTATTGATTTTGATGCAAATGAACCCCGTTTTGTAAGTCAGGCCGCCCCGGTTGCTGTTCCAACAAAGCCTTTGGTAGTTGAAAATTCTGTAGCAAAAAAGGCTGAACCAACTACGGTGGCCAAACCTGTAGAGGTTAAACCAGTTGATACAACCAAACCTGTCAGTATTTTCAGTGCTGCAAAATCAGAAGAGTATTATTATGTAATCGATGTAGCTGATGCCACTTTAACCTTAAGTTCATCGCGTTTCGGGATCGGTCAGTTCAACCGCGGAAATTATCCCGACAATGATTTGGAACATAAATTGGTAGAACTGGATAACGATCAGTTGATTTACATTACAAGTTTTATCGACCTTGAAGATGCTAAACTTTACGAATCGAGCATTACAGGCCAGCTAAAGAACATTATGAAGGTTCCGGCCAACCTGTATAAAGCTTTTATCATTAGTAAAGAGAATTTTAGTAAGCTTACCGATAGACAGCGGATTAATGAATATCTGGAGTTTTTAAAAGACAATTACTAA
- a CDS encoding transglycosylase domain-containing protein encodes MNKSLSAQETKRYSLLIWKILIGGIALFAIFISMIGLGLFGALPSFRDIEHPKSNQASEIIAEDGRPLGTYFVQNRSNVTYKDISENVINGLIATEDTRFKEHSGIDFKRTFTIIGYNLIGKKQGASTITQQLAKNLFPRESNLNFFSLVLTKFKEWIVAVKLERNYTKEEIITMYLNTVDFGNQAYGIKSAARVYFNTTPDKLTLTQAATLVGMQKGITMYSPTRHPERSRDRRNTVMALMVKAELLTQAEFDEQKDKPLNLHFNAATVNDGIAPYFRSVLKNDIRNIFQEQSITKPDGTPYDLDRDGLKIYTTLNYDMQVYAEEAQKEYMKVLQAQFIASWKGRNPFKDKALQIEQGVKRSDRYKSLKLEGKSDDEIKDDFNTKTEMTIFTWKGNIDTVMKPIDSVRYYKMLLRNAMMTMDPTNGHVKAWVGGINYEHFKYDQVKMGTRQVGSTAKPFTYAVAIENGYSPCYTVPNVPVTIDGYGEPWTPRNSGKPLPGSITLQKALAYSQNFVTAYLMKQVGPVAVSTLATKMGIPNVPAFPSICLGTFDSSVYNMVGAYGAFANKGTYTKPIYLLRIEDKNGVVLFSQKEIPKPVMSEEVAYVMTRMLKGVVTNGTGSRLNYKYKVNAPIGAKTGTTQNNSDGWFMAITPQLVTGIWTGCEDRAFHFISTSQGEGANTALPIFAGFIKRVYANPALKISHADFEAPKSGVSITYDCNQYQQQEEGATELDEKLGF; translated from the coding sequence ATGAACAAATCCCTTTCTGCACAAGAAACAAAAAGATATAGTTTACTCATCTGGAAAATACTGATCGGCGGAATTGCGCTCTTCGCTATTTTCATTTCTATGATCGGTTTAGGTCTGTTTGGTGCCCTACCCTCTTTCAGGGATATTGAACACCCAAAAAGTAACCAGGCATCCGAAATTATTGCCGAAGATGGCCGCCCACTAGGTACTTATTTTGTTCAGAACAGATCGAATGTTACTTATAAAGACATTTCAGAAAATGTAATTAACGGTTTAATCGCAACAGAGGATACGCGTTTTAAAGAACACTCCGGCATAGATTTTAAGCGTACGTTCACCATTATCGGTTATAATTTAATCGGCAAAAAACAAGGTGCAAGTACCATTACTCAACAATTGGCTAAAAATCTTTTTCCACGCGAATCTAACCTTAATTTTTTCTCCCTGGTATTAACAAAATTCAAAGAGTGGATTGTTGCCGTTAAACTGGAACGCAATTATACCAAAGAAGAAATTATAACCATGTATTTAAATACGGTTGATTTTGGTAACCAGGCTTATGGTATTAAATCGGCAGCCAGGGTTTATTTCAATACCACTCCTGATAAGTTAACCTTAACACAGGCCGCAACTTTAGTTGGGATGCAAAAAGGAATTACCATGTATTCACCAACCCGCCATCCTGAGCGTTCAAGAGACCGTAGAAATACTGTAATGGCTTTGATGGTTAAGGCTGAACTCTTAACCCAGGCGGAATTTGATGAACAAAAAGATAAACCGCTAAACCTGCATTTTAATGCCGCCACTGTTAATGATGGTATTGCACCATACTTCCGTTCGGTATTGAAAAATGATATCAGAAACATTTTTCAGGAGCAATCGATTACCAAACCGGATGGTACACCTTACGATTTAGACCGTGATGGTTTGAAAATTTATACCACATTAAATTATGATATGCAGGTATACGCCGAGGAAGCACAAAAAGAATATATGAAAGTGCTACAAGCACAGTTTATCGCCAGCTGGAAAGGCAGAAATCCTTTTAAGGATAAAGCTTTACAGATTGAGCAGGGCGTTAAAAGATCAGATCGTTATAAATCCTTAAAACTGGAAGGTAAATCAGACGATGAAATTAAAGATGATTTCAACACCAAAACAGAAATGACCATTTTTACCTGGAAGGGTAACATTGATACGGTAATGAAACCGATCGATTCTGTACGTTATTACAAAATGCTTTTGAGGAATGCCATGATGACGATGGACCCAACCAATGGACATGTGAAAGCATGGGTTGGTGGAATTAATTACGAACACTTTAAATACGATCAGGTTAAAATGGGAACCCGTCAGGTAGGTTCAACAGCAAAACCATTTACCTATGCGGTAGCCATTGAAAATGGTTATTCACCTTGTTACACCGTACCAAATGTACCGGTAACTATAGATGGTTACGGTGAACCATGGACGCCAAGAAATTCAGGCAAACCACTACCGGGTAGTATTACTTTGCAAAAAGCATTGGCTTACTCGCAAAACTTTGTTACCGCTTATTTAATGAAACAGGTTGGTCCTGTTGCGGTATCTACATTAGCCACAAAAATGGGAATCCCTAATGTTCCGGCATTTCCATCTATTTGTTTAGGTACGTTCGATTCTTCTGTTTATAATATGGTAGGCGCTTACGGTGCTTTTGCCAATAAAGGCACTTATACCAAGCCGATTTATTTATTAAGAATTGAAGATAAAAATGGTGTGGTACTATTTTCTCAAAAGGAAATACCAAAACCTGTAATGAGTGAAGAGGTTGCTTATGTAATGACCAGAATGCTGAAAGGTGTGGTTACCAACGGAACCGGATCAAGATTGAATTATAAATACAAGGTAAATGCACCGATCGGAGCAAAAACAGGTACTACGCAAAATAACTCTGACGGTTGGTTTATGGCCATTACCCCACAATTGGTAACTGGTATCTGGACAGGTTGCGAGGACAGGGCTTTCCACTTCATTAGCACCAGCCAAGGTGAGGGTGCAAATACTGCTTTGCCAATTTTTGCAGGTTTTATCAAAAGAGTATATGCTAATCCGGCCTTAAAAATTAGTCATGCTGATTTTGAGGCGCCAAAATCTGGTGTTTCGATTACCTACGATTGCAACCAATACCAGCAACAGGAGGAAGGTGCAACCGAATTGGATGAGAAGTTGGGTTTTTAA
- the uvrC gene encoding excinuclease ABC subunit UvrC, giving the protein MSSFDHKTALTAIPHKPGVYQYWDADGKLMYIGKAKDLRNRVGSYFNSDRNQFNGKTRVLVSKIRKITFTIVDTEIDAWLLENSLIKKHQPKFNINLKDDKTYPWIIVKNENFPRIYWTRKVIKDGSTYFGPYGSIGMMHTILDLIKETYPLRTCSLPLTEKNIAEGKFKVCLEYQIGNCKGPCQNYQTETDYDKNIGEIKEILNGKIGNVIRDVKGVIKSASENLNFELAHQYARRLEVLEKYQSKSTVVNSAITNVDVVSIASDERYAFVNYLKVMNGTIIQTQTIEVKKQLDESDDEILTLAMLEFRTKFNSTSKEIIVPFEPSLEDESLKFTVPKLGEKKKLLELSQKNVLFFKKEKLNQYEKLNPDLRTDRILSTMQKDLRLTQLPKHIECFDNSNFQGKYPVSAIVVFKDAKPSKKDYRHFNVKTVEGPNDFATMEEAVFRRYRRMLDENQTLPQLIIIDGGKGQLSSAVKSLKLLGIENKVTVIGIAKRLEELFYPGDSYPLYLDKKSETLKIIQQLRDEAHRFGITFHRKKRDQGTLKTELEQIEGIGKTTADKLLTHFKSVKKIKEATEKELAEVLNKKQMITLQAYFNQE; this is encoded by the coding sequence ATGAGCAGTTTCGACCATAAAACAGCATTAACAGCTATTCCACATAAACCCGGTGTTTACCAGTATTGGGACGCAGATGGAAAGCTCATGTACATTGGTAAAGCTAAAGACCTGCGCAACCGTGTAGGTTCATATTTTAATAGTGACAGAAATCAGTTTAATGGCAAAACAAGGGTACTCGTTTCCAAAATCCGGAAAATTACCTTTACCATTGTTGATACAGAGATTGATGCCTGGCTACTGGAGAACAGTCTGATTAAAAAACATCAGCCGAAATTCAACATTAACTTAAAAGACGATAAAACCTATCCGTGGATCATCGTTAAAAATGAGAACTTTCCCCGCATTTACTGGACACGTAAGGTAATAAAAGATGGCTCCACCTATTTCGGTCCTTACGGCTCGATAGGCATGATGCACACAATTTTGGACCTGATTAAGGAAACCTATCCGCTTCGTACCTGCAGTTTGCCCTTAACAGAGAAAAATATAGCTGAAGGAAAATTTAAAGTTTGTTTAGAGTATCAGATCGGTAACTGTAAGGGGCCATGCCAAAATTACCAGACTGAAACCGACTACGATAAAAACATCGGTGAGATTAAAGAAATCCTGAATGGCAAAATCGGGAATGTAATCCGGGATGTTAAAGGAGTCATTAAATCGGCATCAGAAAATCTGAACTTCGAACTGGCGCATCAATATGCAAGGAGATTAGAAGTACTGGAGAAATACCAGAGTAAATCTACCGTGGTAAATAGTGCCATTACCAATGTAGATGTGGTGAGCATTGCTTCTGATGAACGTTATGCTTTTGTGAACTACCTAAAGGTGATGAACGGAACTATTATCCAAACACAAACCATTGAGGTTAAAAAGCAGTTGGATGAAAGCGACGACGAGATTTTAACCTTGGCGATGTTAGAGTTCAGGACAAAATTTAACAGCACCTCGAAAGAAATTATTGTTCCTTTCGAACCCTCATTAGAAGATGAAAGTTTAAAATTCACCGTTCCTAAACTGGGCGAAAAGAAGAAACTTTTAGAACTCTCGCAAAAGAATGTACTGTTCTTTAAAAAAGAGAAGCTTAACCAATATGAAAAGCTGAATCCAGATTTACGTACTGACCGGATTTTAAGCACCATGCAGAAGGACCTGCGTTTGACGCAGCTTCCAAAACATATTGAATGTTTTGATAACTCCAACTTTCAGGGGAAGTATCCGGTTTCGGCAATTGTGGTATTTAAAGATGCCAAGCCATCTAAAAAAGACTATCGCCATTTTAATGTAAAAACGGTTGAAGGCCCTAACGATTTTGCGACGATGGAAGAAGCTGTTTTCCGTCGCTACAGGCGAATGTTGGACGAAAACCAGACTTTGCCACAACTCATCATTATTGATGGCGGCAAAGGCCAGCTTTCGTCGGCTGTTAAGAGCTTAAAGTTATTGGGAATAGAAAATAAAGTGACGGTGATCGGTATTGCGAAACGTTTGGAGGAACTGTTCTATCCAGGTGATTCTTACCCTTTGTATTTAGATAAAAAATCGGAAACACTGAAAATCATTCAACAACTCCGTGATGAAGCCCACCGCTTCGGAATTACCTTTCACCGCAAGAAACGCGATCAGGGTACACTTAAAACTGAACTTGAACAGATTGAAGGTATTGGAAAAACAACTGCCGATAAGTTATTGACTCATTTTAAATCAGTGAAAAAGATTAAAGAAGCTACTGAAAAAGAACTGGCAGAAGTGTTGAACAAAAAACAGATGATTACCCTTCAGGCCTATTTTAATCAGGAATAG
- the gldN gene encoding gliding motility protein GldN has protein sequence MKRTLSIAVLVLLTAFAFAQKKPTKLAPKKAAPVVAAPAADTVKAPVKTAKKKLKVPPKDGFYARKDIDSTEMVPLADVREEDVFYAKRIWREIDLRDTVNSALKSPKSRLIDVLIAAIKKDELTAYSPIDSALNEDDAFLNPMSADSAAKSALGTAEVSNNKTGMVTTVVNDFNPELFLKFRIKEDWIFDTKRSIFEPRIVGIAPLKYNEVSKQWQPVFWVYYPEAREILTKKRLINTNNDASSLSFDDFFIRRLFSSYIVKESNPGDNKIRDIISDPRERLYESERIKKSVLDYEQGLWEY, from the coding sequence ATGAAAAGGACTTTAAGTATTGCTGTTTTAGTTTTGTTAACCGCGTTTGCTTTTGCACAAAAAAAGCCAACCAAATTAGCGCCAAAGAAGGCTGCGCCAGTAGTTGCTGCTCCTGCAGCAGATACGGTGAAAGCTCCCGTTAAAACAGCTAAAAAGAAACTAAAGGTACCACCTAAAGATGGTTTCTATGCCCGTAAGGACATTGATAGTACTGAAATGGTTCCTTTGGCTGATGTGAGGGAAGAGGATGTTTTTTATGCAAAACGGATCTGGAGAGAAATTGACTTACGTGATACAGTTAACTCGGCCTTAAAATCGCCTAAATCACGACTAATTGATGTTTTGATTGCCGCAATTAAAAAAGATGAACTAACAGCATACTCGCCAATTGATAGTGCCTTAAACGAAGATGATGCTTTCCTTAATCCAATGTCTGCAGATTCTGCAGCTAAATCAGCTTTAGGAACAGCAGAGGTTTCGAACAATAAAACCGGAATGGTTACTACGGTTGTTAATGATTTTAACCCGGAGTTATTCCTAAAATTCAGAATAAAAGAAGACTGGATTTTCGATACCAAACGTTCTATTTTCGAACCGCGTATTGTGGGTATAGCACCATTAAAATACAACGAGGTTTCCAAACAATGGCAACCTGTATTTTGGGTATACTATCCGGAAGCCAGAGAGATTTTAACAAAGAAACGTTTGATTAATACCAATAATGATGCTTCATCATTAAGTTTCGATGATTTCTTTATTCGCCGCTTATTCAGCAGTTATATTGTAAAAGAGTCAAACCCCGGAGACAATAAAATCAGAGACATTATTAGCGATCCAAGGGAAAGGTTGTACGAATCAGAAAGAATTAAAAAATCTGTTCTCGATTACGAACAAGGTCTTTGGGAATATTAA
- the gldM gene encoding gliding motility protein GldM: MAGGKETTRQRMINIMYLVLLAMLALNVSDTILDAFKNINDSLDTSKNNVNTSINQLFSAFENSKLKEEPARAQPIYDKAKEAQKAADDLNNYIESIKKEFTQAGDGIDPETEDLVNRSNQDIAQNIMINQKKADELKKRINATREKLISLLDPADRANVSFSLEAKDPARKRKGNWQETYFGEGTPLTAAMTILTKLQTDTKNAEAEVVKKLFGNMDKAQVNLDQFAAVAVAPTSYVIQGQPYTAEVFLTASDSRSNPDITVNGSKLSVKDGKGTYTGGTSSVGQFTWVGTVRVRQTDGQVKEYKTQPQTYQVAKPSASVSSTKLNVIYAGIANPFTVSAAGFPLESVRASISGGSMSGGNGNFNVNVPGSMVGQEVSINVSANNAGKTVSLGSQKFRVKAIPAPVAKVGGRAGGDIASVQLKSETEIEADLDDFPFDVKFKIQRYKLTIIKPRSDAVTIAGSGGNFAGAVKGAINSITPGTRVFFEDIVSVGPDGRQRILPSLAFSVK, from the coding sequence ATGGCAGGCGGAAAAGAAACAACAAGGCAGCGGATGATCAATATCATGTATTTGGTATTGTTAGCCATGCTCGCCTTAAACGTATCAGATACCATTTTAGATGCATTCAAGAATATCAACGATAGTTTGGATACATCTAAAAATAATGTAAATACAAGTATTAATCAGCTGTTTTCTGCCTTCGAAAATTCGAAGTTAAAAGAAGAGCCGGCACGTGCTCAGCCTATCTATGATAAGGCTAAAGAAGCTCAGAAAGCCGCTGATGACTTAAATAATTATATTGAAAGTATTAAAAAAGAATTTACTCAGGCAGGTGACGGAATTGACCCTGAAACTGAGGATTTGGTAAATAGATCTAATCAGGATATTGCACAAAATATCATGATTAATCAAAAGAAAGCCGATGAGCTAAAGAAGAGAATCAATGCGACCAGAGAGAAATTAATCTCTTTATTAGATCCTGCAGATAGAGCGAATGTTTCTTTCTCTCTTGAAGCTAAAGATCCGGCAAGAAAAAGAAAGGGCAACTGGCAAGAAACTTACTTCGGTGAAGGAACGCCATTAACCGCCGCCATGACAATTTTAACCAAACTGCAAACAGATACTAAAAATGCTGAAGCTGAAGTTGTAAAGAAATTGTTCGGAAATATGGATAAAGCACAGGTTAATCTGGATCAGTTTGCAGCAGTTGCAGTAGCACCTACTTCTTATGTAATCCAGGGTCAACCCTATACTGCTGAAGTATTTTTAACAGCTAGTGATTCGAGATCGAATCCTGATATTACCGTTAATGGAAGTAAATTATCCGTTAAAGATGGTAAAGGAACTTATACAGGCGGTACCAGTAGTGTTGGTCAGTTCACCTGGGTCGGTACTGTTCGCGTTCGTCAAACTGATGGCCAGGTAAAGGAATACAAAACTCAACCGCAAACCTATCAGGTGGCAAAACCATCAGCGTCCGTTTCTTCAACCAAATTGAATGTAATTTATGCAGGTATTGCCAATCCATTTACGGTTTCAGCCGCTGGCTTCCCATTAGAAAGTGTGCGCGCTTCCATTTCCGGAGGTTCGATGAGTGGAGGCAACGGGAACTTTAATGTAAACGTTCCAGGTAGCATGGTTGGTCAGGAAGTATCCATTAATGTATCTGCAAATAACGCTGGCAAAACAGTTAGCTTAGGTTCACAAAAATTCAGGGTGAAAGCCATTCCAGCTCCTGTTGCTAAAGTTGGTGGCCGCGCTGGAGGTGATATCGCTTCGGTACAGTTAAAAAGCGAAACTGAAATTGAAGCAGATCTGGATGATTTTCCTTTCGATGTTAAGTTTAAAATACAACGTTATAAATTAACAATTATTAAACCACGTTCCGATGCTGTTACCATTGCTGGTAGTGGTGGAAATTTCGCTGGTGCTGTTAAAGGTGCTATAAACTCAATTACCCCTGGAACAAGGGTGTTTTTTGAAGATATTGTTTCTGTGGGACCAGATGGTCGTCAAAGAATTTTGCCTTCATTAGCGTTTAGTGTAAAATAA
- the gldL gene encoding gliding motility protein GldL has protein sequence MAAKKQPGWLHVAISWGASIVIIGALFKILHIGGIMGNYMIGIGLGIEALLFFLTGFFPPEPEPAWERVYPELQADFKGELPTASARPVAAVAPANTAALDKMLSDAKIGPELIESLGAGLRTFGDKVATISNVADASTATNEFTGKIKTASAGFDNLSASFEKATANLKAMGESNVDSQAYHDQVNNLAKNLSALNAVYEVELKDSSAHLKSMNEFYSNLSLTMQNFSESMEDSKQFKEEVNKLAKNLSSLNAIYGNMLSAMNSPRV, from the coding sequence ATGGCAGCAAAGAAACAACCAGGCTGGTTACACGTAGCGATTTCATGGGGAGCAAGTATTGTAATTATCGGAGCGTTATTTAAAATTCTACATATTGGTGGAATTATGGGTAACTATATGATTGGTATTGGTCTTGGTATAGAAGCGCTTTTATTCTTTTTAACAGGTTTCTTCCCGCCAGAGCCAGAACCAGCATGGGAAAGAGTTTATCCTGAACTACAAGCAGATTTTAAAGGAGAATTACCAACAGCTTCAGCCAGGCCTGTTGCAGCAGTTGCTCCAGCCAATACAGCAGCTTTAGATAAAATGTTGTCTGATGCTAAAATTGGTCCGGAATTGATTGAAAGCCTGGGTGCTGGCTTGCGTACTTTTGGTGATAAGGTAGCAACGATTTCTAATGTTGCAGATGCATCTACTGCAACAAATGAATTTACAGGTAAGATTAAAACAGCTTCAGCTGGTTTTGATAATTTAAGTGCATCTTTTGAAAAAGCTACGGCTAATTTAAAAGCAATGGGCGAAAGCAATGTAGATTCTCAGGCTTACCACGATCAGGTTAACAATTTGGCTAAGAACTTATCGGCTTTAAATGCTGTTTACGAAGTGGAATTAAAAGATTCGAGTGCACATCTAAAATCGATGAACGAATTCTATTCAAACTTATCATTAACCATGCAGAACTTTAGCGAATCGATGGAAGATTCTAAACAGTTTAAAGAAGAGGTGAATAAGCTGGCTAAAAACCTGTCATCGCTTAATGCAATTTATGGCAATATGTTATCGGCTATGAATAGCCCTCGTGTATAA